A genomic window from Ursus arctos isolate Adak ecotype North America unplaced genomic scaffold, UrsArc2.0 scaffold_25, whole genome shotgun sequence includes:
- the LOC113250137 gene encoding interferon alpha-inducible protein 27-like protein 2, with product MQRAAGAVVGGVVAVAAVPVLLGAAGFTGAGIAASSLAAKMMSAAAVANGGGVAAGSLVAVLQSVGAAGLSTSSNVLLASVGSALGAFLGGSKKAPSSSPPAEPTAEKKETGENESQIEPPKSSVGSEKQEK from the exons ATGC AACGGGCGGCGGGTGCTGTCGTGGGAGGCG TCGTGGCGGTGGCGGCCGTGCCTGTCCTGCTGGGCGCTGCGGGCTTCACGGGGGCCGGAATCGCCGCCTCCTCGCTAGCGGCCAAGATGATGTCCGCTGCCGCCGTCGCCAACGGGGGTGGAGTCGCCGCGGGCAGCCTGGTGGCAGTGCTGCAGTCCGTGG GGGCAGCTGGACTCTCCACGTCATCCAACGTCCTCCTGGCCTCTGTTGGGTCAGCTCTTGGAGCCTTTCTTGGAGGTTCAAAAAAGgcaccttcttcctctcccccggCAGAACCCACGGCcgaaaagaaagagacaggagaAAATGAATCCCAAATTGAACCTCCGAAAAGCTCAGTCGGgtcagagaagcaggagaaataa